In Dethiosulfovibrio salsuginis, a genomic segment contains:
- a CDS encoding CYTH domain-containing protein, with amino-acid sequence MGTEIERKYLCKVVGNSTGRALKVDQRYLIATKAWETRVRSIDDRCYITVKTGSGFVRGEWELPIPRWIFRLLGSLAPWRIEKARYRTGPWEVDIYPDLPGFAVAEVELASQLVQVPKIPEWLEILEDITLDSRWKNKEIARKGLPEISRDMERSGRVENGTNAE; translated from the coding sequence AACTGAGATAGAGAGAAAATACCTCTGCAAGGTAGTCGGAAATTCGACTGGAAGGGCCTTGAAAGTCGACCAGCGATACCTGATAGCGACGAAAGCGTGGGAGACCAGGGTTCGATCCATCGACGACAGGTGTTATATCACCGTCAAGACAGGGTCGGGCTTTGTCAGGGGAGAGTGGGAGTTGCCGATCCCTCGGTGGATATTCAGGCTCTTAGGCAGCCTCGCCCCTTGGAGGATCGAAAAGGCCAGGTATAGAACAGGCCCCTGGGAGGTGGACATCTATCCCGACCTTCCTGGGTTTGCGGTGGCGGAGGTGGAGCTTGCCTCCCAACTTGTCCAGGTCCCCAAAATCCCCGAATGGCTGGAGATTCTGGAGGACATAACCCTGGATTCCCGGTGGAAGAATAAAGAGATAGCCCGAAAGGGACTGCCTGAGATCTCTAGGGATATGGAGAGGAGCGGTAGAGTTGAGAACGGAACAAATGCTGAATGA